The Arachis duranensis cultivar V14167 chromosome 2, aradu.V14167.gnm2.J7QH, whole genome shotgun sequence genome has a window encoding:
- the LOC107474730 gene encoding 50S ribosomal protein L6, chloroplastic: MASSVTSSIQISNLKTVFLGERNKVRVSTLPAANVGFRRMTIECKESRIGKQPIEVPSNVKIKLEGQDIQVKGPLGELGLTYPREVIVERQESGALRVRKAVETRRANQMHGLFRTLTDNLVVGVSKGFEKKLQLVGVGYRAMVEGKEIVLNLGFSHPVKMTIPDGLKVKVEENTRITISGYDKSDIGQFAASIRRWRPPEPYKGKGIKYADEIIRRKEGKAGKKK, encoded by the exons ATGGCTTCCTCGGTTACCTCTTCTATTCAGATcag CAATTTGAAGACAGTCTTTTTGGGTGAGAGAAATAAGGTCAGAGTTTCAACTCTTCCTGCTGCAAATGTTGGTTTCCGTAGAATGACTATAGAATGTAAGGAGTCACGAATTGGAAAGCAACCAATTGAAGTGCCATCCAATGTTAAAATCAAATTAGAAGGGCAGGATATACAGGTAAAAGGTCCCCTGGGAGAACTTGGATTAACTTATCCTCGTGAAGTGATTGTTGAGAGACAGGAGTCAGGGGCCCTAAGGGTTAGAAAGGCGGTCGAAACTAGAAGGGCTAATCAAATGCATGGGCTTTTTAG GACGCTTACAGACAACTTGGTCGTTGGAGTATCTAAaggttttgaaaagaaacttcAACTGGTCGGTGTTGGATACCGTGCCATGGTAGAAGGAAAAGAGATAGTGCTGAATCTTGGATTCTCTCACCCTGTTAAGATGACAATTCCTGATGGCCTGAAAGTGAAAGTAGAAGAAAACACCAGAATCACCATCAGCGGATATGACAAGTCTGATATTGGCCAGTTTGCTGCTTCAATTCGTAGATGGAGACCCCCGGAACCATACAAAGGTAAGGGTATCAAATATGCTGATGAAATTATAAggagaaaagaaggaaaagcagggaagaagaagtaa